The following proteins come from a genomic window of Panicum hallii strain FIL2 chromosome 8, PHallii_v3.1, whole genome shotgun sequence:
- the LOC112902148 gene encoding protein LURP-one-related 8-like yields the protein MHPVPPRSSPSNIATGKRVHPSDADALHHSCPAAADDDLRHQPQPALYTVWKRSSMGFQGTDGFSVYDDAGALAFRVDNYSRRRKLFAGELLLMDGQGAPLLALRPQVSNQLHNLQFVAFY from the coding sequence ATGCACCCGGTGCCTCCGCGGTCGAGCCCCAGCAACATCGCCACCGGCAAGAGGGTACACCCTTCCGACGCCGACGCCCTTCACCACagctgccccgccgccgcggacgATGATCTACGACATCAGCCGCAGCCGGCGCTCTACACGGTGTGGAAGAGGTCCAGCATGGGCTTCCAGGGCACCGACGGCTTCTCTGTCTACGACGACGCCGGCGCCCTCGCCTTCCGCGTCGACAACTACTCGCGGCGCCGCAAGCTCTtcgccggcgagctcctccTCATGGACGGCCAAGGCGCGCCCCTTCTGGCACTCCGCCCACAGGTCTCTAATCAGTTGCATAATTTGCAGTTCGTTGCGTTTTATTAG
- the LOC112903139 gene encoding protein LURP-one-related 5-like has translation MTAAFPDRSSSSITTARIHPSETTRPLIRHRSGGDSSGRASSSPAALRYTVWKRSSMGFQGTDGYSVYDAAGALAFRVDNYSRRRKIFVGELLLMDGQGSPLLALRPQIFSTHDQWNCYKASEESQGERTRSHQLFSMRKCSVLQKGHIAEVSMTGCNTASDRTGHGPSFCVEGCFRRRSCKIHNSDGEEVARIMRKKAEAAASSLMLGDDVFSLMIQPNVDCAMIMAFIVVLDRICWRPFTPMICSS, from the exons ATGACGGCGGCCTTCCCCGATCGGTCCAGCTCCAGCATTACGACGGCCCGGATCCACCCCTCCGAGACGACACGGCCTCTGATTCGGCACCGCAGCGGCGGAGATTCATCTGGCCGTgcgtcgtcgtcgccggcggcgctgCGGTACACGGTGTGGAAGAGGTCCAGCATGGGCTTCCAGGGCACCGACGGCTACTCCGTCTacgacgccgccggcgcccttgCCTTCCGCGTCGACAACTACTCGCGCCGCCGCAAGATCTTCGTCGGCGAGCTCCTGCTAATGGATGGCCAAGGCTCGCCTCTTCTTGCCCTCAGGCCACAG ATCTTCAGCACGCACGACCAATGGAATTGCTATAAAGCATCAGAAGAAAGCCAAGGCGAGAGGACAAGGTCACATCAACTCTTCTCGATGAGAAAGTGCTCGGTTTTGCAAAAGGGTCATATAGCTGAAGTGTCCATGACAGGATGTAACACTGCATCAGACCGTACCGGTCATGGTCCCAGCTTCTGTGTCGAGGGCTGCTTCAGGAGAAGAAGCTGCAAGATCCACAACAGTGATGGCGAGGAGGTGGCAAGGATAATGAGGAAGAAGGCTGAAGCCGCGGCGAGTTCTTTGATGCTTGGTGACGACGTGTTCAGCCTCATGATCCAGCCGAATGTGGATTGCGCGATGATCATGGCTTTCATCGTTGTTCTGGATCGGATCTGCTGGAGGCCGTTCACACCCATGATCTGCTCCTCATAG